From one Stigmatopora nigra isolate UIUO_SnigA chromosome 8, RoL_Snig_1.1, whole genome shotgun sequence genomic stretch:
- the sik3 gene encoding serine/threonine-protein kinase SIK3 homolog isoform X1 — MAAVSSGGAAGTPAAGIAHSARPSHAAMGPQNRAQPPSGISHPGRPGAAPGCIPNPVQTSNTRPPPVRVGHYEIERTIGKGNFAVVKLATHIITKAKVAIKIVDKTQLDDENLKKIFREVQIMKLLKHPHIIRLYQVMETERMIYLVTEYASGGEIFDHLVAYGRMAEKDARKKFKQIVAAVHFCHCRNIVHRDLKAENLLLDHNLNIKIADFGFSNLFSRGQLLKTWCGSPPYAAPELFEGKEYDGPKVDIWSLGVVLYVLVCGALPFDGSTLQNLRARVLSGKFRIPFFMSTDCEYLIRHMLVLEPSRRLTMEQICKNKWMRQGDPDTDFDRLITECELVKTERETELINEQILIAMSEMGLDRERTIQSLQTDAYDHYSAIYSLLSDRLKKHKTLRVAPPTARSITYPLNAVQMDPQGNPVSITVPHVQLINPENQIVEPDGNMALDSDEGEEPSPEAMARYLSMRRHTVGVPDQRTEMQEDLQKLPPGFPRGAVPQVHFPLLTPTMGQMHTLMPTQSLQPTQQLEYKEQSLLQPPTLQLLNGMGPLGRRASDGGANIQLHAQLLKRPRGPSPLVTSPHPIPAVAPVDEEGSDGEPDQEAVQRYLANRCKRHTTHALMSTSHGDPSAEPQRSQGPRQRVGWAPETHTRSSYKDCNTLHLPMERFSPVRRFSDGAATIQAFKTHLENSSLIKQLKQECEQLQKMYAAQQDERFLEHTQQQHILYQQEQQIIHQQIQGLSLGHGESHPSHLTHQLQRLRIQPSSPPPTHPSNHLFRQPNQSSPPGSAMQGHGPAAVPYPHGSPSLYQGQSGSPPPTALPRVTIPANQQSTSVHPSGPLTQGVPQQQQVTIQVQEVELGGGPHRQGNFLSTPCGHRVLGKQLSADNAESHSRSLGRFTSAYEQAQFNPHLFSGDAATRCAPGVLGSYSPYLQGASLNVPSLEGYQSGALGTGTYGAPSALQQALLSPTPLDYRPPQQHVTPTLQGLLSPRHSLTGHADPRLPPQDLATLLKRQSPRSCPNPPTPPNSTTPEYGEMLLLRQLSQGESLEPQPSQGPPPGKHYHHLLQIRSPEVQPQQQHPAQAPCPSLPHSESMEEDEVPSGYHHEGLLAKAGEGHELLGPPRGSTPPYNSPTHRRGYISMSPPAARESEHVECRQTGQSMEVPDHNGLGYSRGQQGDAYRSRGQLQRHHTIQTCDDAYDQTEPMSGMSLLAGKALSSARMSDILSQASLSGSQQLHQREESAACDEGELHAATCYPSSCTTDMLLSYKPPDLQYSMEQAGV; from the exons GTGGCTATAAAAATCGTGGACAAGACCCAGCTGGATGatgaaaacttgaaaaaaatctttagGGAGGTTCAAATAATGAAGTTACTAAAGCACCCACACATCATCCGTCTGTACCAG GTGATGGAGACAGAGAGAATGATCTATTTGGTGACTGAATATGCAAGTGGTGGAGAGATTTTTG ACCACCTGGTTGCCTATGGACGTATGGCAGAAAAGGATGCCAGGAAGAAATTTAAACAAATTGTGGCAGCAGTCCATTTTTGTCACTGCCGTAACATCGTTCACAGAGACTTGAAGGCAGAGAACTTGCTTTTGGATCACAATCTCAACATCAAAATAGCCG ACTTTGGTTTCAGTAACCTGTTTTCACGAGGTCAGCTTTTAAAGACCTGGTGTGGCAGCCCTCCCTATGCTGCACCAGAACTATTCGAAGGCAAAGAGTATGATGGACCGAAAGTAGATATATGG AGCTTAGGTGTGGTCCTGTATGTTTTGGTTTGTGGTGCTCTACCATTCGACGGCAGCACCCTACAGAATTTGCGAGCTCGTGTCCTAAGTGGCAAGTTCCGTATCCCCTTCTTTATGTCTACAG ATTGTGAGTATTTGATCAGACATATGTTGGTATTGGAGCCTAGCAGACGGCTAACCATGGAACAGATCTGTAAGAACAAATGGATGAGACAAGGGGACCCAGACACCGATTTTGACAGG TTGATAACAGAGTGTGAGCTGGTTAAGACTGAAAGAGAAACTGAGCTTATCAATGAGCAAATCCTAATAGCGATGTCTGAAATGGGCCTGGACCGAGAACGAACAATTCAG TCCCTACAAACAGATGCATATGATCACTACAGTGCCATCTACAGTTTGCTATCTGACCGTCTCAAGAAACACAAGACATTGCGTGTTGCTCCACCTACAGCACGCTCCATTACCTATCCTCTTAATGCTGTACAG ATGGATCCACAGGGTAATCCAGTTAGCATAACCGTTCCTCACGTCCAGCTTATCAACCCAGAGAACCAAATTGTTGAG CCGGATGGCAACATGGCACTAGACAGTGATGAAGGTGAAGAGCCATCTCCTGAAGCTATGGCTCGGTACCTCTCAATGAGGCGACACACTGTCGGTGTGCCAGACCAAAG GACTGAAATGCAAGAGGACCTCCAGAAATTGCCACCTGGTTTCCCCCGGGGAGCAGTGCCACAGGTCCACTTTCCTCTGCTCACACCTACAATGGGACAAATGCATACTCTAATGCCAACACAGAGCCTACAGCCCACTCAGCAGTTGGAATACAAG GAGCAATCATTGCTTCAACCACCCACTCTACAGTTACTCAATGGAATGGGCCCCCTGGGTAGAAGGGCTTCTGATGGTGGTGCTAATATTCAACTACATGCTCAGCTCCTAAAAAGGCCCCGAGGGCCATCACCTCTTGTTACCAGTCCA CACCCAATTCCTGCTGTTGCTCCAGTGGACGAAGAGGGATCAGATGGAGAACCAGATCAAGAAGCTGTACAAAG GTACCTGGCGAACCGCTGCAAGCGGCACACGACGCACGCACTCATGAGCACATCGCATGGCGATCCCTCGGCAGAGCCCCAGCGGTCACAGGGCCCCCGCCAGAGGGTGGGCTGGGCTCCTGAAACACACACCCG GTCAAGCTACAAAGACTGTAACACACTTCATCTTCCTATGGAACGCTTTTCACCTGTCAGAAGGTTCTCTGACGGCGCTGCTACCATTCAAGCCTTCAAAACACATTTAGAGAACAGTAGCCTCATTAAGCAACTCAAACAG GAGTGTGAACAGCTGCAGAAAATGTATGCAGCCCAGCAGGATGAACGGTTCCTGGAACACACCCAGCAACAGCATATCCTTTACCAGCAAGAGCAACAAATCATCCACCAGCAAATCCAG GGTTTGTCTTTAGGCCATGGAGAGAGCCATCCTAGTCACCTAACCCACCAGCTCCAAAG GTTGCGTATTCAGCCATCGAGTCCCCCGCCAACACATCCGAGCAACCACCTCTTCAGACAGCCAAATCAAAGCTCTCCGCCTGGTTCTGCAATGCAAGGGCACG GTCCTGCCGCAGTACCATATCCACATGGTTCTCCTTCACTGTACCAGGGCCAGAGTGGCAGTCCACCTCCCACAGCCCTTCCAAGAGTGACTATACCAGCCAATCAGCAGTCAACATCTGTCCACCCTTCTGGCCCACTGACCCAAGGTGTACCTCAACAGCAGCAA GTGACTATTCAAGTTCAGGAAGTGGAATTAGGAGGTGGGCCACATAGACAAGGCAACTTTTTGTCTACACCATGTGGACACAGAGTTCTCGGGAAGCAGCTGAGTGCAGACAACGCTGAATCACACAG TCGTAGCCTCGGACGCTTCACATCAGCGTATGAGCAGGCTCAGTTCAATCCCCACCTTTTTTCTGGTGATGCAGCCACTCGCTGTGCCCCTGGAGTGCTGGGTTCCTATAGTCCCTACTTACAGGGGGCCTCGCTCAACGTACCCAGCCTAGAAGGTTACCAGAGTGGAGCTTTGGGGACCGGGACATACGGCGCCCCATCAGCACTACAGCAAGCATTACTCTCTCCAACTCCACTGGACTACCGTCCACCGCAACAGCATGTAACACCCACTCTGCAGGGGCTCCTGTCCCCACGGCACTCTTTGACAGGCCATGCGGATCCTCGGTTACCGCCACAGGACCTGGCTACTTTACTGAAGAGGCAAAGCCCCCGCTCATGCCCTAACCCACCAACGCCACCCAATAGTACAACACCGGAATATGGAGAAATGTTACTTCTGCGTCAGTTGAGCCAGGGTGAGAGTTTGGAACCGCAGCCTTCCCAGGGCCCCCCGCCTGGCAAACACTACCACCACCTTCTTCAGATCCGATCGCCAGAAGTCCagccacaacaacaacaccctGCCCAAGCACCATGTCCTAGCTTGCCCCACTCAGAGAGCATGGAGGAAGATGAGGTACCCTCTGGCTACCACCATGAGGGTCTTCTGGCCAAAGCAGGAGAAGGTCATGAACTCCTTGGTCCTCCAAGGGGAAGCACCCCTCCTTACAACTCCCCTACGCACAGACGTGGCTATATTAGTATGAGTCCTCCTGCAGCAAGAG aatCTGAACATGTAGAGTGCAGACAAACAGGGCAATCCATGGAGGTCCCTGATCATAACGGCTTGGGCTATTCACGAGGTCAGCAGGGGGACGCTTATAGGTCCCGAGGACAACTTCAGCGTCACCACACCATTCAGACCTGTGATGATGCATAC GACCAGACAGAGCCTATGTCTGGCATGAGCCTGTTGGCCGGGAAGGCGCTAAGTTCAGCTCGTATGTCAGACATTCTCAGTCAGGCGTCACTGTCAGGAAGCCAGCAGTTGCATCAACGGGAAGAATCAG CAGCATGTGACGAAGGGGAGCTCCATGCAGCGACGTGCTATCCCTCTTCCTGCACCACCGATATGCTTCTCAGCTATAAGCCTCCTGATCTACAGTACAGCATGGAGCAAGCTGGTGTCTAG
- the sik3 gene encoding serine/threonine-protein kinase SIK3 homolog isoform X2 has translation MAAVSSGGAAGTPAAGIAHSARPSHAAMGPQNRAQPPSGISHPGRPGAAPGCIPNPVQTSNTRPPPVRVGHYEIERTIGKGNFAVVKLATHIITKAKVAIKIVDKTQLDDENLKKIFREVQIMKLLKHPHIIRLYQVMETERMIYLVTEYASGGEIFDHLVAYGRMAEKDARKKFKQIVAAVHFCHCRNIVHRDLKAENLLLDHNLNIKIADFGFSNLFSRGQLLKTWCGSPPYAAPELFEGKEYDGPKVDIWSLGVVLYVLVCGALPFDGSTLQNLRARVLSGKFRIPFFMSTDCEYLIRHMLVLEPSRRLTMEQICKNKWMRQGDPDTDFDRLITECELVKTERETELINEQILIAMSEMGLDRERTIQSLQTDAYDHYSAIYSLLSDRLKKHKTLRVAPPTARSITYPLNAVQMDPQGNPVSITVPHVQLINPENQIVEPDGNMALDSDEGEEPSPEAMARYLSMRRHTVGVPDQRTEMQEDLQKLPPGFPRGAVPQVHFPLLTPTMGQMHTLMPTQSLQPTQQLEYKEQSLLQPPTLQLLNGMGPLGRRASDGGANIQLHAQLLKRPRGPSPLVTSPHPIPAVAPVDEEGSDGEPDQEAVQRYLANRCKRHTTHALMSTSHGDPSAEPQRSQGPRQRVGWAPETHTRSSYKDCNTLHLPMERFSPVRRFSDGAATIQAFKTHLENSSLIKQLKQECEQLQKMYAAQQDERFLEHTQQQHILYQQEQQIIHQQIQGLSLGHGESHPSHLTHQLQRLRIQPSSPPPTHPSNHLFRQPNQSSPPGSAMQGHGPAAVPYPHGSPSLYQGQSGSPPPTALPRVTIPANQQSTSVHPSGPLTQGVPQQQQVTIQVQEVELGGGPHRQGNFLSTPCGHRVLGKQLSADNAESHSRSLGRFTSAYEQAQFNPHLFSGDAATRCAPGVLGSYSPYLQGASLNVPSLEGYQSGALGTGTYGAPSALQQALLSPTPLDYRPPQQHVTPTLQGLLSPRHSLTGHADPRLPPQDLATLLKRQSPRSCPNPPTPPNSTTPEYGEMLLLRQLSQGESLEPQPSQGPPPGKHYHHLLQIRSPEVQPQQQHPAQAPCPSLPHSESMEEDEVPSGYHHEGLLAKAGEGHELLGPPRGSTPPYNSPTHRRGYISMSPPAARESEHVECRQTGQSMEVPDHNGLGYSRGQQGDAYRSRGQLQRHHTIQTCDDAYDQTEPMSGMSLLAGKALSSARMSDILSQASLSGSQQLHQREESACDEGELHAATCYPSSCTTDMLLSYKPPDLQYSMEQAGV, from the exons GTGGCTATAAAAATCGTGGACAAGACCCAGCTGGATGatgaaaacttgaaaaaaatctttagGGAGGTTCAAATAATGAAGTTACTAAAGCACCCACACATCATCCGTCTGTACCAG GTGATGGAGACAGAGAGAATGATCTATTTGGTGACTGAATATGCAAGTGGTGGAGAGATTTTTG ACCACCTGGTTGCCTATGGACGTATGGCAGAAAAGGATGCCAGGAAGAAATTTAAACAAATTGTGGCAGCAGTCCATTTTTGTCACTGCCGTAACATCGTTCACAGAGACTTGAAGGCAGAGAACTTGCTTTTGGATCACAATCTCAACATCAAAATAGCCG ACTTTGGTTTCAGTAACCTGTTTTCACGAGGTCAGCTTTTAAAGACCTGGTGTGGCAGCCCTCCCTATGCTGCACCAGAACTATTCGAAGGCAAAGAGTATGATGGACCGAAAGTAGATATATGG AGCTTAGGTGTGGTCCTGTATGTTTTGGTTTGTGGTGCTCTACCATTCGACGGCAGCACCCTACAGAATTTGCGAGCTCGTGTCCTAAGTGGCAAGTTCCGTATCCCCTTCTTTATGTCTACAG ATTGTGAGTATTTGATCAGACATATGTTGGTATTGGAGCCTAGCAGACGGCTAACCATGGAACAGATCTGTAAGAACAAATGGATGAGACAAGGGGACCCAGACACCGATTTTGACAGG TTGATAACAGAGTGTGAGCTGGTTAAGACTGAAAGAGAAACTGAGCTTATCAATGAGCAAATCCTAATAGCGATGTCTGAAATGGGCCTGGACCGAGAACGAACAATTCAG TCCCTACAAACAGATGCATATGATCACTACAGTGCCATCTACAGTTTGCTATCTGACCGTCTCAAGAAACACAAGACATTGCGTGTTGCTCCACCTACAGCACGCTCCATTACCTATCCTCTTAATGCTGTACAG ATGGATCCACAGGGTAATCCAGTTAGCATAACCGTTCCTCACGTCCAGCTTATCAACCCAGAGAACCAAATTGTTGAG CCGGATGGCAACATGGCACTAGACAGTGATGAAGGTGAAGAGCCATCTCCTGAAGCTATGGCTCGGTACCTCTCAATGAGGCGACACACTGTCGGTGTGCCAGACCAAAG GACTGAAATGCAAGAGGACCTCCAGAAATTGCCACCTGGTTTCCCCCGGGGAGCAGTGCCACAGGTCCACTTTCCTCTGCTCACACCTACAATGGGACAAATGCATACTCTAATGCCAACACAGAGCCTACAGCCCACTCAGCAGTTGGAATACAAG GAGCAATCATTGCTTCAACCACCCACTCTACAGTTACTCAATGGAATGGGCCCCCTGGGTAGAAGGGCTTCTGATGGTGGTGCTAATATTCAACTACATGCTCAGCTCCTAAAAAGGCCCCGAGGGCCATCACCTCTTGTTACCAGTCCA CACCCAATTCCTGCTGTTGCTCCAGTGGACGAAGAGGGATCAGATGGAGAACCAGATCAAGAAGCTGTACAAAG GTACCTGGCGAACCGCTGCAAGCGGCACACGACGCACGCACTCATGAGCACATCGCATGGCGATCCCTCGGCAGAGCCCCAGCGGTCACAGGGCCCCCGCCAGAGGGTGGGCTGGGCTCCTGAAACACACACCCG GTCAAGCTACAAAGACTGTAACACACTTCATCTTCCTATGGAACGCTTTTCACCTGTCAGAAGGTTCTCTGACGGCGCTGCTACCATTCAAGCCTTCAAAACACATTTAGAGAACAGTAGCCTCATTAAGCAACTCAAACAG GAGTGTGAACAGCTGCAGAAAATGTATGCAGCCCAGCAGGATGAACGGTTCCTGGAACACACCCAGCAACAGCATATCCTTTACCAGCAAGAGCAACAAATCATCCACCAGCAAATCCAG GGTTTGTCTTTAGGCCATGGAGAGAGCCATCCTAGTCACCTAACCCACCAGCTCCAAAG GTTGCGTATTCAGCCATCGAGTCCCCCGCCAACACATCCGAGCAACCACCTCTTCAGACAGCCAAATCAAAGCTCTCCGCCTGGTTCTGCAATGCAAGGGCACG GTCCTGCCGCAGTACCATATCCACATGGTTCTCCTTCACTGTACCAGGGCCAGAGTGGCAGTCCACCTCCCACAGCCCTTCCAAGAGTGACTATACCAGCCAATCAGCAGTCAACATCTGTCCACCCTTCTGGCCCACTGACCCAAGGTGTACCTCAACAGCAGCAA GTGACTATTCAAGTTCAGGAAGTGGAATTAGGAGGTGGGCCACATAGACAAGGCAACTTTTTGTCTACACCATGTGGACACAGAGTTCTCGGGAAGCAGCTGAGTGCAGACAACGCTGAATCACACAG TCGTAGCCTCGGACGCTTCACATCAGCGTATGAGCAGGCTCAGTTCAATCCCCACCTTTTTTCTGGTGATGCAGCCACTCGCTGTGCCCCTGGAGTGCTGGGTTCCTATAGTCCCTACTTACAGGGGGCCTCGCTCAACGTACCCAGCCTAGAAGGTTACCAGAGTGGAGCTTTGGGGACCGGGACATACGGCGCCCCATCAGCACTACAGCAAGCATTACTCTCTCCAACTCCACTGGACTACCGTCCACCGCAACAGCATGTAACACCCACTCTGCAGGGGCTCCTGTCCCCACGGCACTCTTTGACAGGCCATGCGGATCCTCGGTTACCGCCACAGGACCTGGCTACTTTACTGAAGAGGCAAAGCCCCCGCTCATGCCCTAACCCACCAACGCCACCCAATAGTACAACACCGGAATATGGAGAAATGTTACTTCTGCGTCAGTTGAGCCAGGGTGAGAGTTTGGAACCGCAGCCTTCCCAGGGCCCCCCGCCTGGCAAACACTACCACCACCTTCTTCAGATCCGATCGCCAGAAGTCCagccacaacaacaacaccctGCCCAAGCACCATGTCCTAGCTTGCCCCACTCAGAGAGCATGGAGGAAGATGAGGTACCCTCTGGCTACCACCATGAGGGTCTTCTGGCCAAAGCAGGAGAAGGTCATGAACTCCTTGGTCCTCCAAGGGGAAGCACCCCTCCTTACAACTCCCCTACGCACAGACGTGGCTATATTAGTATGAGTCCTCCTGCAGCAAGAG aatCTGAACATGTAGAGTGCAGACAAACAGGGCAATCCATGGAGGTCCCTGATCATAACGGCTTGGGCTATTCACGAGGTCAGCAGGGGGACGCTTATAGGTCCCGAGGACAACTTCAGCGTCACCACACCATTCAGACCTGTGATGATGCATAC GACCAGACAGAGCCTATGTCTGGCATGAGCCTGTTGGCCGGGAAGGCGCTAAGTTCAGCTCGTATGTCAGACATTCTCAGTCAGGCGTCACTGTCAGGAAGCCAGCAGTTGCATCAACGGGAAGAATCAG CATGTGACGAAGGGGAGCTCCATGCAGCGACGTGCTATCCCTCTTCCTGCACCACCGATATGCTTCTCAGCTATAAGCCTCCTGATCTACAGTACAGCATGGAGCAAGCTGGTGTCTAG
- the sik3 gene encoding serine/threonine-protein kinase SIK3 homolog isoform X3, whose protein sequence is MAAVSSGGAAGTPAAGIAHSARPSHAAMGPQNRAQPPSGISHPGRPGAAPGCIPNPVQTSNTRPPPVRVGHYEIERTIGKGNFAVVKLATHIITKAKVAIKIVDKTQLDDENLKKIFREVQIMKLLKHPHIIRLYQVMETERMIYLVTEYASGGEIFDHLVAYGRMAEKDARKKFKQIVAAVHFCHCRNIVHRDLKAENLLLDHNLNIKIADFGFSNLFSRGQLLKTWCGSPPYAAPELFEGKEYDGPKVDIWSLGVVLYVLVCGALPFDGSTLQNLRARVLSGKFRIPFFMSTDCEYLIRHMLVLEPSRRLTMEQICKNKWMRQGDPDTDFDRLITECELVKTERETELINEQILIAMSEMGLDRERTIQSLQTDAYDHYSAIYSLLSDRLKKHKTLRVAPPTARSITYPLNAVQMDPQGNPVSITVPHVQLINPENQIVEPDGNMALDSDEGEEPSPEAMARYLSMRRHTVGVPDQRTEMQEDLQKLPPGFPRGAVPQVHFPLLTPTMGQMHTLMPTQSLQPTQQLEYKEQSLLQPPTLQLLNGMGPLGRRASDGGANIQLHAQLLKRPRGPSPLVTSPHPIPAVAPVDEEGSDGEPDQEAVQRSSYKDCNTLHLPMERFSPVRRFSDGAATIQAFKTHLENSSLIKQLKQECEQLQKMYAAQQDERFLEHTQQQHILYQQEQQIIHQQIQGLSLGHGESHPSHLTHQLQRLRIQPSSPPPTHPSNHLFRQPNQSSPPGSAMQGHGPAAVPYPHGSPSLYQGQSGSPPPTALPRVTIPANQQSTSVHPSGPLTQGVPQQQQVTIQVQEVELGGGPHRQGNFLSTPCGHRVLGKQLSADNAESHSRSLGRFTSAYEQAQFNPHLFSGDAATRCAPGVLGSYSPYLQGASLNVPSLEGYQSGALGTGTYGAPSALQQALLSPTPLDYRPPQQHVTPTLQGLLSPRHSLTGHADPRLPPQDLATLLKRQSPRSCPNPPTPPNSTTPEYGEMLLLRQLSQGESLEPQPSQGPPPGKHYHHLLQIRSPEVQPQQQHPAQAPCPSLPHSESMEEDEVPSGYHHEGLLAKAGEGHELLGPPRGSTPPYNSPTHRRGYISMSPPAARESEHVECRQTGQSMEVPDHNGLGYSRGQQGDAYRSRGQLQRHHTIQTCDDAYDQTEPMSGMSLLAGKALSSARMSDILSQASLSGSQQLHQREESAACDEGELHAATCYPSSCTTDMLLSYKPPDLQYSMEQAGV, encoded by the exons GTGGCTATAAAAATCGTGGACAAGACCCAGCTGGATGatgaaaacttgaaaaaaatctttagGGAGGTTCAAATAATGAAGTTACTAAAGCACCCACACATCATCCGTCTGTACCAG GTGATGGAGACAGAGAGAATGATCTATTTGGTGACTGAATATGCAAGTGGTGGAGAGATTTTTG ACCACCTGGTTGCCTATGGACGTATGGCAGAAAAGGATGCCAGGAAGAAATTTAAACAAATTGTGGCAGCAGTCCATTTTTGTCACTGCCGTAACATCGTTCACAGAGACTTGAAGGCAGAGAACTTGCTTTTGGATCACAATCTCAACATCAAAATAGCCG ACTTTGGTTTCAGTAACCTGTTTTCACGAGGTCAGCTTTTAAAGACCTGGTGTGGCAGCCCTCCCTATGCTGCACCAGAACTATTCGAAGGCAAAGAGTATGATGGACCGAAAGTAGATATATGG AGCTTAGGTGTGGTCCTGTATGTTTTGGTTTGTGGTGCTCTACCATTCGACGGCAGCACCCTACAGAATTTGCGAGCTCGTGTCCTAAGTGGCAAGTTCCGTATCCCCTTCTTTATGTCTACAG ATTGTGAGTATTTGATCAGACATATGTTGGTATTGGAGCCTAGCAGACGGCTAACCATGGAACAGATCTGTAAGAACAAATGGATGAGACAAGGGGACCCAGACACCGATTTTGACAGG TTGATAACAGAGTGTGAGCTGGTTAAGACTGAAAGAGAAACTGAGCTTATCAATGAGCAAATCCTAATAGCGATGTCTGAAATGGGCCTGGACCGAGAACGAACAATTCAG TCCCTACAAACAGATGCATATGATCACTACAGTGCCATCTACAGTTTGCTATCTGACCGTCTCAAGAAACACAAGACATTGCGTGTTGCTCCACCTACAGCACGCTCCATTACCTATCCTCTTAATGCTGTACAG ATGGATCCACAGGGTAATCCAGTTAGCATAACCGTTCCTCACGTCCAGCTTATCAACCCAGAGAACCAAATTGTTGAG CCGGATGGCAACATGGCACTAGACAGTGATGAAGGTGAAGAGCCATCTCCTGAAGCTATGGCTCGGTACCTCTCAATGAGGCGACACACTGTCGGTGTGCCAGACCAAAG GACTGAAATGCAAGAGGACCTCCAGAAATTGCCACCTGGTTTCCCCCGGGGAGCAGTGCCACAGGTCCACTTTCCTCTGCTCACACCTACAATGGGACAAATGCATACTCTAATGCCAACACAGAGCCTACAGCCCACTCAGCAGTTGGAATACAAG GAGCAATCATTGCTTCAACCACCCACTCTACAGTTACTCAATGGAATGGGCCCCCTGGGTAGAAGGGCTTCTGATGGTGGTGCTAATATTCAACTACATGCTCAGCTCCTAAAAAGGCCCCGAGGGCCATCACCTCTTGTTACCAGTCCA CACCCAATTCCTGCTGTTGCTCCAGTGGACGAAGAGGGATCAGATGGAGAACCAGATCAAGAAGCTGTACAAAG GTCAAGCTACAAAGACTGTAACACACTTCATCTTCCTATGGAACGCTTTTCACCTGTCAGAAGGTTCTCTGACGGCGCTGCTACCATTCAAGCCTTCAAAACACATTTAGAGAACAGTAGCCTCATTAAGCAACTCAAACAG GAGTGTGAACAGCTGCAGAAAATGTATGCAGCCCAGCAGGATGAACGGTTCCTGGAACACACCCAGCAACAGCATATCCTTTACCAGCAAGAGCAACAAATCATCCACCAGCAAATCCAG GGTTTGTCTTTAGGCCATGGAGAGAGCCATCCTAGTCACCTAACCCACCAGCTCCAAAG GTTGCGTATTCAGCCATCGAGTCCCCCGCCAACACATCCGAGCAACCACCTCTTCAGACAGCCAAATCAAAGCTCTCCGCCTGGTTCTGCAATGCAAGGGCACG GTCCTGCCGCAGTACCATATCCACATGGTTCTCCTTCACTGTACCAGGGCCAGAGTGGCAGTCCACCTCCCACAGCCCTTCCAAGAGTGACTATACCAGCCAATCAGCAGTCAACATCTGTCCACCCTTCTGGCCCACTGACCCAAGGTGTACCTCAACAGCAGCAA GTGACTATTCAAGTTCAGGAAGTGGAATTAGGAGGTGGGCCACATAGACAAGGCAACTTTTTGTCTACACCATGTGGACACAGAGTTCTCGGGAAGCAGCTGAGTGCAGACAACGCTGAATCACACAG TCGTAGCCTCGGACGCTTCACATCAGCGTATGAGCAGGCTCAGTTCAATCCCCACCTTTTTTCTGGTGATGCAGCCACTCGCTGTGCCCCTGGAGTGCTGGGTTCCTATAGTCCCTACTTACAGGGGGCCTCGCTCAACGTACCCAGCCTAGAAGGTTACCAGAGTGGAGCTTTGGGGACCGGGACATACGGCGCCCCATCAGCACTACAGCAAGCATTACTCTCTCCAACTCCACTGGACTACCGTCCACCGCAACAGCATGTAACACCCACTCTGCAGGGGCTCCTGTCCCCACGGCACTCTTTGACAGGCCATGCGGATCCTCGGTTACCGCCACAGGACCTGGCTACTTTACTGAAGAGGCAAAGCCCCCGCTCATGCCCTAACCCACCAACGCCACCCAATAGTACAACACCGGAATATGGAGAAATGTTACTTCTGCGTCAGTTGAGCCAGGGTGAGAGTTTGGAACCGCAGCCTTCCCAGGGCCCCCCGCCTGGCAAACACTACCACCACCTTCTTCAGATCCGATCGCCAGAAGTCCagccacaacaacaacaccctGCCCAAGCACCATGTCCTAGCTTGCCCCACTCAGAGAGCATGGAGGAAGATGAGGTACCCTCTGGCTACCACCATGAGGGTCTTCTGGCCAAAGCAGGAGAAGGTCATGAACTCCTTGGTCCTCCAAGGGGAAGCACCCCTCCTTACAACTCCCCTACGCACAGACGTGGCTATATTAGTATGAGTCCTCCTGCAGCAAGAG aatCTGAACATGTAGAGTGCAGACAAACAGGGCAATCCATGGAGGTCCCTGATCATAACGGCTTGGGCTATTCACGAGGTCAGCAGGGGGACGCTTATAGGTCCCGAGGACAACTTCAGCGTCACCACACCATTCAGACCTGTGATGATGCATAC GACCAGACAGAGCCTATGTCTGGCATGAGCCTGTTGGCCGGGAAGGCGCTAAGTTCAGCTCGTATGTCAGACATTCTCAGTCAGGCGTCACTGTCAGGAAGCCAGCAGTTGCATCAACGGGAAGAATCAG CAGCATGTGACGAAGGGGAGCTCCATGCAGCGACGTGCTATCCCTCTTCCTGCACCACCGATATGCTTCTCAGCTATAAGCCTCCTGATCTACAGTACAGCATGGAGCAAGCTGGTGTCTAG